The following proteins come from a genomic window of Gossypium raimondii isolate GPD5lz chromosome 5, ASM2569854v1, whole genome shotgun sequence:
- the LOC105770878 gene encoding uncharacterized protein LOC105770878 has protein sequence MIKTLSPYSTTATTAEIMSRYRPIAPKPDVPANSMNESSGMSQKMMQSPYLRSLWCHLQARPTRARKRGRVALSSTTPLKRGRTQVLALSSPSLITSPAKNLSLQGFSHGIPHHSIPNFGGSLDSSSTPPASLMQLPLLPCPPSVPVVANYATILELNCMEPCGGEKLIDLNTIVEIPEEKDLLKQLQGPPASNVIVPQPIRPVGSIIYVGCIKENPILTPQMQVLKKREEVEELVESDALPAVISDSNNKVRLANSAYKEMVGQPECPWLDSVVTGEGRALGNSCKRICGEVVLHLSESDSRLTVKSKGFSCWARIEWGSEGKKRSVKAFCEVIKLSCRSKDYLFTWKFQPYQQEEGRITF, from the coding sequence ATGATTAAGACGTTGAGTCCTTACTCCACCACAGCTACAACAGCTGAAATCATGTCAAGGTATAGGCCTATAGCTCCGAAACCTGATGTACCAGCAAACTCCATGAATGAGAGCTCAGGTATGTCTCAAAAGATGATGCAATCTCCTTATCTCAGGAGTCTGTGGTGTCATCTGCAGGCTAGGCCTACTAGGGCTAGAAAGAGAGGTAGAGTCGCTTTATCATCAACAACACCACTCAAGAGAGGAAGGACTCAAGTCCTAGCGCTCTCTTCACCGAGTCTCATAACATCCCCCGCAAAAAACCTCTCTTTGCAAGGTTTTTCACACGGTATTCCTCACCATTCTATTCCTAACTTTGGTGGAAGCTTGGATAGTTCTTCGACACCACCAGCAAGTTTGATGCAGCTTCCCCTCCTTCCATGCCCTCCCTCAGTACCTGTCGTTGCCAACTATGCGACAATACTTGAATTGAATTGCATGGAACCTTGTGGAGGAGAAAAGTTAATAGATTTGAACACAATTGTTGAAATTCCTGAAGAGAAAGATCTATTGAAGCAGCTCCAAGGTCCTCCAGCGAGCAACGTTATAGTACCTCAACCGATTCGACCAGTGGGCTCCATTATCTATGTTGGGTGCATCAAAGAGAATCCAATCCTAACCCCACAAATGCAAGTCCTGAAGAAACGAGAGGAGGTTGAAGAATTGGTTGAGTCCGATGCCTTACCGGCAGTGATTTCCGACTCAAACAACAAAGTTAGATTGGCAAATTCTGCTTACAAAGAGATGGTGGGTCAACCAGAATGTCCATGGTTGGACTCTGTGGTGACAGGTGAAGGAAGAGCCCTAGGCAACTCATGCAAGAGAATCTGTGGGGAAGTAGTACTCCATTTATCAGAATCTGATTCGAGGTTGACAGTTAAATCAAAGGGTTTTTCATGTTGGGCGAGGATTGAGTGGGGAAGTGAAGGGAAGAAGAGATCAGTCAAAGCGTTCTGTGAGGTCATCAAATTATCATGTCGGTCAAAGGACTATCTCTTCACATGGAAGTTCCAACCATATCAACAAGAAGAAGGAAGAATCACATTTTAG
- the LOC105769793 gene encoding NADH dehydrogenase [ubiquinone] iron-sulfur protein 4, mitochondrial, with protein MAGFVQRVGQSLVRAHRPPQVSWKRCCSSDALMELETKPGEVGMVSGIPEQQLKRRVIIYSPARTASQQGSGKVGKWKINFLSTHKWDNPLMGWTSTGDPYANVGEAGLEFDSEEAAKAFAEKYGWEYQVKKRQTPLLKPKSYADNFKWKGPPNAEE; from the exons atgGCTGGTTTTGTGCAAAGGGTTGGTCAGAGTCTAGTTAGAGCTCATCGTCCACCTCAAGTTTCATGGAAAAGATGCTGCTCTTCGGATGCTTTGATGGAACTGGAGACAAAGCCTGGTGAGGTTGGCATGGTCTCCGGAATCCCCGAACAACAACTTAAACGAAGG GTTATAATTTACTCGCCTGCTCGAACTGCATCACAGCAGGGCTCGGGGAAAGTTGGGAAATGGAAGATCAATTTTCTCTCAACACACAA GTGGGATAATCCGTTAATGGGTTGGACATCAACAGGAGATCCGTATGCCAATGTTGGTGAGGCTGGACTTGAATTTGACAGTGAAGAAGCTGCAAAAGCATTTGCTGAGAAATATGGCTGGGAATACCAG GTCAAGAAGCGACAGACACCTCTTCTAAAG CCCAAGTCATATGCAGACAATTTCAAATGGAAGGGGCCACCTAATGCTGAAGAGTGA